In a single window of the Limnohabitans sp. 2KL-27 genome:
- a CDS encoding carotenoid 1,2-hydratase — protein MSDDGQHGITLIAFVGSVFSPYYAWARGRGRANPDHHCALNVAIYSKGQGRWAMTERGQRHCARSARQFTIGPSQLSWDGDCLTIDIDEVCMPIPRRVRGRIKLWPQQLFGYSTPLDVAGRHRWGPLAPASRIEVDLNAPDLKWQGHAYLDSNEGDEPVEQGFHTWDWSRARKRDGSTLVFYDMQAPGAEDRVLSLRFTPQGTVEPIATPPVQRLSKTGWRIDRRMRSAQAVRVHEQLEDTPFYQRALLQFEHAGEPLLAFHETLSVPRLVSPVVQAMLPFRMPRRA, from the coding sequence ATGAGTGACGACGGCCAACACGGCATCACACTCATTGCTTTTGTGGGCAGTGTGTTCTCGCCTTATTACGCTTGGGCGCGTGGGCGCGGCCGTGCCAACCCGGACCACCACTGCGCCCTGAACGTGGCCATTTACAGCAAAGGCCAAGGCCGCTGGGCCATGACCGAGCGTGGCCAGCGCCACTGCGCTCGCAGCGCCCGACAGTTCACCATCGGCCCGAGCCAGCTGAGCTGGGATGGCGACTGCTTGACCATCGACATCGACGAGGTGTGCATGCCCATCCCGCGTCGCGTGCGTGGCCGCATCAAGCTGTGGCCGCAGCAACTGTTTGGCTACTCCACGCCATTGGATGTGGCTGGCCGGCACCGTTGGGGTCCGTTGGCGCCGGCCTCGCGCATCGAGGTGGACCTGAACGCCCCCGATTTGAAATGGCAAGGCCACGCCTACCTCGATTCGAACGAAGGCGATGAGCCGGTGGAGCAAGGTTTTCACACCTGGGACTGGTCTCGGGCCCGCAAACGTGACGGCAGCACCCTGGTGTTTTATGACATGCAAGCGCCCGGTGCCGAAGACCGCGTGCTGTCGCTGCGCTTCACACCACAAGGGACGGTGGAGCCCATCGCCACGCCCCCGGTGCAGCGCTTGTCCAAGACCGGTTGGCGCATCGACCGCCGCATGCGCAGCGCGCAAGCCGTGCGCGTGCACGAACAACTCGAAGACACGCCGTTTTATCAACGTGCCTTGCTGCAATTTGAACACGCAGGCGAGCCCTTGCTCGCCTTTCACGAAACCCTGTCGGTGCCGCGTCTGGTGTCACCGGTGGTTCAAGCCATGCTGCCGTTTCGCATGCCAAGGCGGGCTTGA
- a CDS encoding flavin reductase family protein: MTEVDFDQISSYQRYKLMASLIVPRPIALVTTLGANGVINAAPFSMFNMIGEDPPILMISINRLQDGRLKDTAANILHNGQFVVHMSDEPMAQKMHNCGESMPSDVSELTAVGLTPVPSHTVAPPRIQEAPIAFECVLHEKLETPSRYVFIGRIQWLAAREGLIDTEAWRVNLRDYKPVARFGASFYTRTEDRFSLSDKPGQAPSVHTAIDQM; encoded by the coding sequence ATGACCGAAGTCGACTTTGACCAGATCAGCAGCTACCAGCGCTACAAACTCATGGCCAGCCTGATCGTGCCCCGGCCCATCGCCCTGGTGACCACGCTTGGGGCCAACGGGGTGATCAATGCCGCGCCGTTTTCCATGTTCAACATGATCGGTGAAGACCCTCCCATTTTGATGATCAGCATCAACCGCCTGCAAGACGGCCGCCTCAAAGACACGGCCGCCAACATCCTGCACAACGGCCAGTTTGTGGTGCACATGTCCGATGAACCCATGGCGCAAAAAATGCACAACTGTGGCGAGTCCATGCCTTCTGATGTGAGCGAGCTGACCGCCGTGGGCTTGACGCCTGTGCCCTCGCACACTGTGGCGCCACCGCGTATTCAGGAAGCGCCCATTGCTTTTGAGTGCGTCTTGCACGAAAAGCTGGAGACCCCCAGCCGTTACGTCTTCATCGGCCGTATCCAGTGGCTGGCCGCTCGCGAGGGCCTGATCGACACCGAAGCCTGGCGCGTCAACCTGCGCGACTACAAGCCAGTGGCCCGCTTTGGTGCGAGTTTTTACACCCGCACCGAGGACCGGTTTTCACTGTCGGACAAGCCCGGTCAAGCGCCATCGGTCCACACAGCGATTGATCAGATGTGA
- a CDS encoding PucC family protein, with protein MNTTKNRSNWGMALASWGPRFLPFADAASDDLPLSRLLRLSLFQISVGMAMVMLVGTLNRVMIVELKVSATLVSFMVALPLLVAPLRTLIGFRSDNHRSQLGWRRVPYIWMGSLLQFGGFSIMPFALLVLAGAGQASQAPAWVGQLGAAGAFLLVGLGMHTVQTAGLALATDLAPPERQPQVVGLMYVMQLIGMIGSALVLGYLLHDYSPGQLIRVVQAVAVTTLVLNVVALWKQEPRSRLRKPGTPVEHSFAQAWQLFCQGPNTLRRLLAVGLGTMAFTMEDVLLEPYGGEILHMSVSSTTLLSATLALGGLLGFAWASRVLGRGGDAYRMSGWGAWVGLPAFVCVIASGPLAMPALFVLGIFMIGLGGGLFAHGTLTATMQLAPPGQIGLAMGAWGAVQATAAGVGMAAGGLVRDGVALISDPVMGYSAVYAIEILLLGMTLWAMGPLLRSATPTVRPPGNSA; from the coding sequence ATGAACACCACCAAAAATCGCAGCAACTGGGGCATGGCTTTGGCCAGTTGGGGTCCCCGATTTCTCCCTTTTGCCGACGCCGCCAGTGATGACTTACCGCTGTCGCGTTTGCTGCGCTTGTCACTGTTCCAAATTTCTGTGGGCATGGCCATGGTCATGCTGGTGGGCACCCTCAACCGCGTGATGATCGTGGAGCTCAAAGTCTCCGCCACGCTGGTGTCCTTCATGGTGGCCTTGCCCTTGCTCGTGGCCCCTTTGCGCACGCTCATTGGTTTTCGTTCGGACAACCACCGCTCCCAACTGGGCTGGCGGCGCGTGCCCTACATCTGGATGGGCAGCCTGCTGCAGTTTGGCGGCTTTTCCATCATGCCGTTTGCGCTCTTGGTGCTCGCCGGTGCCGGGCAAGCCAGCCAGGCGCCGGCCTGGGTCGGCCAGCTGGGCGCGGCGGGCGCGTTTTTGTTGGTGGGCTTGGGCATGCACACGGTGCAAACCGCAGGTCTGGCGCTCGCCACCGACTTGGCCCCACCCGAGCGCCAGCCCCAGGTGGTGGGCCTCATGTATGTCATGCAGTTGATCGGTATGATCGGCAGCGCCTTGGTGCTCGGCTATTTGCTGCACGACTACAGCCCCGGTCAACTGATTCGCGTGGTGCAGGCCGTGGCGGTGACCACGCTGGTGCTGAACGTGGTCGCCTTATGGAAGCAAGAGCCGCGCAGCCGGCTGCGCAAACCCGGCACACCCGTTGAGCACAGCTTTGCACAAGCTTGGCAACTGTTTTGCCAAGGACCCAACACTTTGCGCCGCTTGCTGGCGGTGGGCCTGGGCACCATGGCCTTCACCATGGAAGACGTGTTGCTCGAACCCTACGGCGGCGAGATTTTGCACATGAGCGTGTCCAGCACCACCTTGCTTTCGGCCACTCTGGCGCTGGGCGGCCTGCTGGGTTTTGCCTGGGCTTCGCGCGTGCTGGGGCGCGGCGGCGACGCCTACCGCATGTCCGGCTGGGGGGCCTGGGTCGGTTTGCCTGCCTTCGTCTGCGTCATTGCTTCTGGCCCTCTGGCCATGCCCGCCTTGTTTGTGCTGGGCATTTTCATGATTGGCTTGGGGGGTGGTTTGTTTGCACACGGCACCCTCACCGCCACCATGCAGCTGGCCCCACCAGGCCAGATCGGACTGGCCATGGGCGCCTGGGGCGCTGTCCAGGCCACGGCCGCTGGCGTGGGCATGGCCGCAGGCGGCTTGGTGCGCGACGGCGTGGCCTTGATCAGCGACCCCGTCATGGGCTACTCGGCTGTTTACGCCATTGAAATTCTTTTGTTGGGCATGACCTTGTGGGCCATGGGACCTTTGCTGCGTTCTGCGACCCCCACTGTACGTCCGCCCGGCAACTCTGCATAA
- the pufB gene encoding light-harvesting antenna LH1, beta subunit, whose product MSNSDKVWPTGLTEAESEEIHRNLIQGTQIFGMIAAFAHLLAYIYSPWLK is encoded by the coding sequence ATGTCTAACTCAGACAAAGTCTGGCCAACGGGACTGACCGAGGCCGAATCGGAAGAGATTCACCGCAATCTCATCCAGGGTACGCAGATTTTCGGCATGATTGCCGCATTTGCTCACCTGCTGGCCTACATCTATTCACCCTGGCTCAAGTAA
- a CDS encoding aspartate/glutamate racemase family protein codes for MDTTPLRRYLLINPNTNPLTTQRLQDVLQPQVPPGVQLLVQTARFGAPYIACEASHAVAAHACLDVWTTQRGTPEQPLDGVLIGCFGDPGLFALREVSGCPVTGLAEASFIQAASHGPFAIVTGGERWKPMLQRLANSLGYGAQLRHIETVAPTGAALQADPDMAIRCLTQACQQAAQSGVAAIILGGAGLAGYARLLQAHCPLPLIDSAQAGWEVLLQQKAPAAPTSRDGFYAPWVGLPPAFSQVPAQCHG; via the coding sequence ATGGACACCACCCCACTGCGCCGCTATTTGCTGATCAACCCCAACACCAACCCGCTGACCACACAGCGGCTGCAGGACGTCTTGCAGCCCCAAGTGCCGCCAGGGGTTCAGTTGCTGGTGCAGACGGCCCGATTTGGCGCACCTTACATCGCCTGCGAAGCCAGCCATGCGGTGGCGGCCCATGCTTGTTTGGATGTGTGGACCACGCAACGGGGCACGCCAGAGCAACCGCTGGACGGCGTGCTGATTGGCTGCTTTGGCGACCCAGGTTTGTTCGCACTGCGCGAGGTCAGTGGCTGCCCTGTCACGGGTCTGGCCGAGGCCTCCTTCATTCAGGCCGCTTCGCACGGCCCCTTTGCCATCGTGACCGGCGGTGAGCGCTGGAAACCCATGCTGCAGCGCTTGGCCAACAGCTTGGGTTATGGCGCGCAACTGCGGCACATCGAAACCGTGGCCCCCACCGGGGCGGCGCTGCAGGCCGACCCGGACATGGCCATTCGCTGCTTGACGCAGGCTTGCCAGCAAGCGGCCCAGTCGGGTGTGGCCGCCATCATCCTGGGCGGCGCAGGTTTGGCTGGGTACGCCCGGCTGCTGCAAGCCCATTGCCCCCTGCCCCTGATCGACAGCGCCCAAGCCGGTTGGGAGGTTTTGCTGCAACAAAAGGCGCCTGCTGCGCCAACAAGCCGGGATGGTTTTTACGCCCCATGGGTGGGTCTGCCCCCAGCCTTCTCGCAGGTTCCGGCCCAGTGCCATGGCTGA
- a CDS encoding phytoene desaturase: MNTLTLTPALRADGFDTPSIPPRPHAGEGSRTTQRPVAVVIGSGFGGLAAAIRLSVKGYEVKVFEKLDAPGGRAYVHHQDGFTFDAGPTIITAPFLLEELWALCGKSFAGDVKLVAMDPFYRVRFADGTWFDYNGDPEHMRAEVARFEPDDLPGYERFLEEAERCKTLGFEGMGDMAFDKVSDLMAAIPDFLRMGAWRSLYSLVAKHMRNDKLRIVMSFHPLLIGGNPFAVTCAYALINSLERTWGVHSAMGGTGAIVKGLVSLLEERGVPLRCNAPVTQIRIENGRACGIELQNGEFIPADIVVSNGDTAWTYKNLVASEHRRVWTDRKIANGKYSMGLFVWYFGTSKQYKDVPHHMMVLGPRYKGLLQDIFNKHKLANDFSLYLHRPTATDPSLAPEGCDTFYVLSPVPHLDSGTDWPAFAETYRAAIAESLEASVLPGLRDCIVTSKVSTPQDFQDNLWSYKGAGFGLEPLLLQSAWFRPHNRSEDVPGLFVVGASTHPGAGVPGVLMSAKALESVVPHVNV, from the coding sequence GGTCATTGGCAGCGGCTTTGGCGGGCTGGCCGCCGCGATTCGCCTGAGCGTCAAGGGCTACGAGGTCAAAGTCTTTGAAAAACTCGACGCCCCAGGTGGCCGCGCCTATGTGCACCACCAGGATGGCTTCACGTTTGATGCTGGCCCCACCATCATCACCGCACCGTTCTTGCTCGAGGAGCTGTGGGCGCTGTGCGGCAAAAGCTTTGCGGGCGACGTGAAGCTGGTCGCCATGGACCCGTTTTACCGCGTGCGTTTTGCAGACGGCACCTGGTTCGACTACAACGGCGACCCAGAGCACATGCGCGCCGAAGTCGCCCGCTTTGAACCCGACGACCTGCCCGGCTACGAACGCTTTTTGGAAGAAGCCGAGCGCTGCAAAACGCTGGGTTTTGAGGGCATGGGCGACATGGCTTTTGACAAGGTCAGCGACCTGATGGCCGCCATCCCCGACTTTTTGCGCATGGGCGCTTGGCGCAGCCTGTACAGCCTGGTGGCCAAACACATGCGAAACGACAAGCTGCGCATCGTGATGAGCTTTCACCCGCTGCTGATCGGCGGCAACCCCTTTGCCGTGACCTGCGCTTACGCCCTCATCAACTCGCTGGAACGCACTTGGGGTGTTCACTCGGCCATGGGCGGCACCGGGGCGATTGTGAAAGGCCTGGTCAGCCTACTGGAAGAACGCGGCGTGCCACTGCGTTGCAACGCACCCGTCACACAAATTCGCATTGAAAACGGCCGTGCCTGTGGCATCGAATTACAAAACGGCGAATTTATACCCGCCGACATCGTGGTCAGCAACGGCGACACCGCCTGGACCTACAAAAACCTGGTGGCCTCCGAGCACCGCCGCGTTTGGACCGACCGCAAAATCGCCAACGGCAAATACTCCATGGGCTTGTTTGTCTGGTACTTTGGCACCTCCAAACAATACAAAGACGTGCCGCACCACATGATGGTGCTGGGCCCGCGCTACAAAGGCTTGCTGCAAGACATTTTCAACAAGCACAAACTGGCCAACGACTTCAGCCTGTACCTGCACCGCCCCACCGCCACCGACCCCTCGCTGGCGCCTGAGGGCTGCGACACCTTTTATGTGCTCTCGCCCGTGCCGCACCTGGACAGCGGGACCGACTGGCCCGCCTTTGCCGAAACCTACCGCGCCGCGATTGCCGAGAGCCTGGAGGCCAGCGTGCTGCCCGGCTTGCGCGACTGCATCGTGACCAGCAAGGTCAGCACACCGCAGGATTTTCAGGACAACTTGTGGTCCTACAAAGGCGCGGGCTTTGGCCTAGAGCCCTTGCTGCTGCAAAGCGCCTGGTTCCGCCCCCACAACCGCAGCGAGGATGTGCCGGGTCTGTTTGTGGTGGGCGCCAGCACACACCCGGGCGCGGGCGTTCCGGGTGTGCTCATGTCGGCCAAAGCTTTGGAATCGGTGGTCCCCCATGTCAACGTCTGA
- a CDS encoding BLUF domain-containing protein gives MRVPSHSINVRLLYVSRAVGPQTTTMTTTILAQAQANNPAQGITGVLCQGQGFFFQVIEGERSRVNALYRRISADTRHQDVDILHYEEIHERRFGQWSMALVHLSVDDPMVKLHHPDFDPYSASGPQVMQQVMDLLEAGQPIRMPAA, from the coding sequence ATGAGGGTGCCCAGCCACAGCATCAATGTGCGCCTGCTGTACGTGAGCCGCGCCGTGGGCCCACAAACCACCACGATGACCACCACCATCTTGGCGCAAGCACAAGCCAACAACCCCGCGCAAGGCATCACGGGCGTGTTGTGCCAAGGTCAAGGCTTTTTCTTCCAAGTCATCGAGGGCGAGCGCAGCCGCGTGAATGCCTTGTACCGCCGCATCAGCGCCGACACCCGCCACCAGGACGTGGACATCCTGCACTACGAAGAAATCCACGAACGCCGCTTTGGCCAATGGTCCATGGCGCTGGTGCACCTGTCGGTGGACGACCCCATGGTCAAACTGCACCACCCCGACTTCGACCCTTACTCGGCCTCTGGTCCGCAGGTCATGCAGCAGGTGATGGATTTGCTGGAGGCCGGGCAGCCGATTCGGATGCCTGCGGCTTGA
- a CDS encoding light-harvesting protein: MIYSKMWCVVKPSVGIPVFIAAVAISSFSVHLALTTNTTWVKSFLNGGTKVVATAPTADAAVKK; the protein is encoded by the coding sequence ATGATCTACTCGAAAATGTGGTGTGTGGTGAAGCCTTCGGTGGGTATTCCGGTGTTCATTGCGGCTGTGGCGATCTCGTCTTTCAGCGTGCATTTGGCCCTGACAACCAACACCACCTGGGTGAAAAGCTTCCTGAACGGTGGTACCAAAGTGGTCGCGACAGCGCCTACTGCGGATGCTGCAGTGAAGAAGTAA
- a CDS encoding phytoene/squalene synthase family protein: protein MSTSERTPNAVSLQELDFDSQDLQACVAMMQGGSKTFFAASRLLPPRVRTAAIALYAFCRVADDLVDEAAAGDTPLDVLQERLDAIYAGTPHDHVEDHALSLVVQQYKLPRHLLDALIEGFAWDAGGRSYDSIEDLHAYGARVAGSVGAMMSWIMGPQSMDTLARACELGVAMQLTNIARDVGHDASIGRLYLPRRWLIEAGVQPEAWMAQPSFTPAIAQVVARLLDEADRLYKQAHSGIAALPPDCRAAICAASMIYAEIGHQLRREGLDSVNKRTVVSTTRKLMLLASAWTQVHWIRVADHSPAPLAAIVGLVQGCRDAAQQTGNKAYFPNRAMPQRVAWMLNLFERRENERLDRNAMHHTP from the coding sequence ATGTCAACGTCTGAACGCACTCCCAACGCCGTGAGCTTGCAAGAACTCGACTTCGACTCGCAAGACCTGCAGGCCTGCGTGGCCATGATGCAGGGCGGCTCCAAAACCTTTTTTGCCGCCAGCCGCCTGCTGCCGCCCCGCGTGCGCACGGCCGCGATCGCGCTCTACGCCTTTTGCCGCGTGGCCGACGACTTGGTGGACGAAGCCGCTGCGGGCGACACCCCGCTCGATGTGCTGCAAGAGCGCTTGGACGCCATCTATGCCGGCACCCCGCACGACCATGTGGAAGACCACGCGCTGAGCCTGGTGGTGCAGCAGTACAAACTGCCACGGCATTTGCTGGACGCGCTGATCGAAGGCTTTGCCTGGGACGCTGGGGGCCGCTCTTACGACAGCATCGAAGACCTGCACGCCTACGGTGCGCGGGTAGCGGGCAGTGTGGGCGCGATGATGAGCTGGATCATGGGCCCACAAAGCATGGACACGCTCGCGCGCGCTTGCGAGCTGGGCGTGGCCATGCAGCTGACCAACATCGCCCGCGATGTGGGGCATGACGCCAGCATCGGCCGACTGTATTTACCGCGCCGCTGGCTGATCGAAGCGGGTGTGCAACCCGAAGCCTGGATGGCCCAACCCAGCTTTACCCCGGCCATCGCGCAGGTGGTGGCGCGTTTGCTCGATGAGGCCGATCGCCTTTACAAACAAGCCCACTCGGGCATTGCGGCCTTACCGCCTGACTGCCGCGCCGCCATTTGCGCGGCAAGCATGATCTACGCCGAAATCGGCCACCAGCTGCGCCGAGAAGGCCTGGACTCGGTCAACAAACGCACGGTGGTCAGCACCACGCGCAAGCTCATGCTGCTGGCCAGCGCCTGGACCCAGGTGCACTGGATCCGCGTGGCGGACCACAGCCCCGCCCCGTTGGCCGCCATCGTGGGCCTGGTGCAAGGCTGCCGCGACGCCGCTCAGCAAACCGGCAACAAAGCCTATTTTCCCAACCGGGCCATGCCCCAACGCGTGGCTTGGATGCTCAATTTGTTCGAGCGCCGCGAAAACGAGCGCCTGGACCGCAACGCCATGCACCACACACCATGA
- a CDS encoding tripartite tricarboxylate transporter substrate binding protein yields MKRRELLAAGAATLAAPWVHAQSSAWPSKGPIRLICQYPPGGLVDTVARMMAPHLSSALSQTVVVDNRAGAGGLIGTEFASRQAADGYNLLVSHASVHIYATATRRTMPFDPVNDFTHMGMLVEAPMLLLVRAQSPYQTLAQYVNAARTKPVRFGTSGIGSANHLYGELLKIEGQASEHDHVPYQGSAPAMQDLLGGQIDSVFDPVTTNVNQLKAGSLRALAVSTPTRMAAFPNIPTFAELGYGSLTGSQWLGLSAPKNLPAPIAQRLTALIPEILAKPDVMARLEEVQTLPRKTPVVGDDFVKLIQSQITSWSAVAKRAKVEVIA; encoded by the coding sequence ATGAAACGTCGTGAATTATTGGCAGCGGGTGCCGCCACATTGGCCGCCCCGTGGGTCCACGCCCAGTCTTCTGCCTGGCCCAGCAAAGGTCCCATCCGCTTGATCTGCCAATACCCACCCGGTGGCTTGGTGGACACCGTGGCGCGCATGATGGCGCCGCACCTCTCGAGCGCTTTGTCGCAAACCGTGGTGGTGGATAACCGCGCAGGGGCGGGTGGCCTGATCGGCACCGAATTCGCATCGCGCCAAGCTGCCGACGGCTATAACTTGCTCGTCAGCCACGCGTCGGTGCACATCTACGCCACCGCCACGCGGCGCACCATGCCCTTTGACCCCGTCAACGACTTTACCCACATGGGCATGCTGGTGGAAGCACCCATGCTCCTGTTGGTGCGTGCCCAGTCGCCCTACCAAACGCTGGCGCAGTATGTGAACGCCGCCAGGACCAAACCCGTGCGCTTTGGCACCTCGGGCATCGGCTCGGCCAACCACCTGTATGGGGAGTTGCTCAAAATCGAAGGCCAGGCCAGCGAGCACGACCATGTGCCTTACCAAGGCAGCGCCCCAGCCATGCAAGACCTGCTGGGTGGCCAGATCGACAGCGTGTTTGACCCCGTCACCACCAACGTCAACCAGCTCAAGGCCGGCTCGCTGCGAGCATTGGCGGTGTCCACGCCCACACGCATGGCGGCCTTCCCCAACATTCCGACCTTTGCCGAACTGGGCTATGGCTCCCTGACTGGCTCTCAGTGGCTGGGCCTGTCTGCACCCAAGAATTTGCCGGCACCGATTGCGCAGCGCCTGACCGCACTCATCCCTGAAATTTTGGCCAAACCCGATGTCATGGCTCGGCTGGAAGAGGTGCAAACCCTGCCGCGCAAAACACCGGTAGTGGGCGATGATTTCGTGAAACTCATCCAGTCGCAAATCACCAGCTGGAGCGCGGTGGCCAAACGCGCCAAGGTCGAAGTGATCGCCTGA
- a CDS encoding RNA-binding protein — protein MSSKIYVGNLPYTIDDASLRQNFSEFGGVLSAKVMMDRDTGRSKGFAFVEMSSAEEAQAAITGLNGMSVSGRSIVVNISKPKEPSTGYGSGYRDTRN, from the coding sequence ATGAGCAGCAAAATTTACGTGGGCAACTTGCCTTACACCATCGACGACGCCAGCTTGCGTCAAAACTTTTCTGAATTTGGCGGCGTTCTGTCGGCCAAGGTCATGATGGACCGCGACACCGGTCGCTCCAAGGGTTTCGCCTTTGTGGAAATGTCCAGCGCCGAAGAAGCCCAAGCCGCCATCACGGGCCTCAACGGCATGTCGGTCAGCGGTCGCTCGATCGTGGTGAACATCTCCAAGCCCAAAGAGCCCAGCACCGGCTACGGCAGCGGTTACCGCGACACACGCAACTGA